The stretch of DNA AAGGTACTCCTTGTCAAGCGCGTTCCATGACTGTCGGAGCACTCTCTTGATGTCTTCGATATCCTTCCTCTCCCCCGACATTAGCTTCAGCACTATTAAATCCTCTACACACGGCAGCAGAACACCCTCGGCAACAGCTCTGCTCCTCCTCACAAACTCCTCGTCAAGCGTTAGCGGAGCGTAGTTTATGTCTATATGCACATCGTCTTCGACTAAAAAGCCCCACTTTCTCCACTGCACTTTAAACCCCTCTGAGCGCAGTGCCTCCGTGAGGAGATCCCGCAACTCCGGTGTGAAGATCCTGTCCACAACAGTGTCCCAGTCCCGGGTCTCCCTCCCCAGGTCAATGCCGTGAAAGATAAGGCTTCGAGCACCAACCAAAAATACCCTTAAACCAAGCGAAGCGAGGATCCTGGAGACGCGCGGAAGAGTTGGATGGAGGTTGCAGGCACTCCTACCCACCTCGCGGGAATCATGGACAGGCACTCCACCACCTTACCAGTTTTGTCTGCAGTCAGACAATACTCGGCGTCTCTATTTTAACTTTAAGCATACAGGCATAGATTTGCCAAATCCATTACTACTCCACTAAACGTTTCCTCGAACATACATAAACGCCCGGCGTGCGCCTCAGAACCTTGTTAAAGGCCGATAGTCAGCTTACCGATCTCGATCTCCTTTTTTGCTCTAAGAGCCTTTTATACAGGTCGAGGCGGCGTTCACCGAAAAGACCATACTTACGTTAGGACGGTTCCCTCCTGCAGTAACTCGGGGAGAAAAAGTGACTTTTTCCAGTACACGGGTTTGCCTGCTAGTCGATGTAGCGCTGGCAGTTGTAGCAGTACCACCGCTTGTACTGCTCAATCCAGGTGGCGGGCTTCCCGCAGTAGGGGCAGATCTTCCGCTCCTTCGGGCCGCCGAAAATGGAGGTGACCTTTGAGGTCAATCCGCCGCCTGCGGGTTGCTGGGCGGGCGGCGCTGCCGTGAGCGCCGGTGTAACGGGGACCTCTGGGAGTTCTACGGGCTCCTTGACGAGGACTATGTCTCGGATCGCGCTTATCTTGTCCCAGGGGACCTCTAGCGTGGCCCCTCCGGGGGTTCTGACGAAGACGGTGATGGACGTTTCTCCGAGCTTGAATCCGATGTCGTATACGTCCCCGA from Infirmifilum sp. NZ encodes:
- a CDS encoding PRC-barrel domain-containing protein; the encoded protein is MSVARSEVIGKKVYDIEAKYLGDVYDIGFKLGETSITVFVRTPGGATLEVPWDKISAIRDIVLVKEPVELPEVPVTPALTAAPPAQQPAGGGLTSKVTSIFGGPKERKICPYCGKPATWIEQYKRWYCYNCQRYID
- a CDS encoding DUF6036 family nucleotidyltransferase; translated protein: MPVHDSREVGRSACNLHPTLPRVSRILASLGLRVFLVGARSLIFHGIDLGRETRDWDTVVDRIFTPELRDLLTEALRSEGFKVQWRKWGFLVEDDVHIDINYAPLTLDEEFVRRSRAVAEGVLLPCVEDLIVLKLMSGERKDIEDIKRVLRQSWNALDKEYLYRRAQQAGLERAREDFEEARAGMRRGARAEKMVRLVPGISVPEYMGFLLEMCEPIRHTRKAVEAAHLLKVDFHPPYLQLACRDVGRVVEEAVKRGLRVYRGKKHVTVTDGVYRARIYLDA